The Streptomyces sp. NBC_00440 genome contains a region encoding:
- a CDS encoding YdcF family protein, which yields MLIYLPAALLLLLFCARVLGDRRRIGNAVLFGLVLVLALAAWLVELSRDHPALAKDVVVALTALLALGVVTLACCLLANGVVMVRKEGASPGNLLSLLSGMALVCVLALLVTAAATEQHTLLVMAATAAALSSYIGFLFLCYLGYAFVYGRLYVPRKADYVVVLGSGLIGGATPPPLLRSRLDRGRKLYVRLAARGARPVLLVSGGQGPDEKVPESHAMADYLVEHGIPAGAIEREDRSTSTDENLRFSATLMEKARPHYRCVIVTSNYHAFRAAVSARRAGVRGHVVGAPTAAYFWPSATIREFVALSVLYRRTNLAVCLVLLLGGFLLWWLRPLS from the coding sequence ATGCTGATCTACCTCCCGGCGGCGCTGCTCCTCCTCCTGTTCTGCGCGCGGGTGTTGGGGGACCGCCGCCGGATCGGCAATGCCGTTCTGTTCGGCCTCGTGCTGGTACTCGCCCTCGCGGCGTGGTTGGTCGAACTCTCCCGGGACCATCCGGCCCTTGCGAAGGATGTCGTAGTAGCGCTGACGGCTCTGCTGGCACTGGGCGTAGTCACGCTCGCCTGTTGTCTGCTCGCCAACGGAGTGGTCATGGTGCGCAAGGAGGGGGCGAGTCCGGGAAATCTGCTGTCCCTGCTCTCCGGGATGGCGCTGGTATGCGTGCTGGCCCTTCTGGTCACGGCGGCGGCCACGGAGCAGCACACGCTGCTGGTCATGGCGGCGACCGCTGCCGCCCTGTCCAGCTACATCGGCTTCTTGTTCCTGTGCTATCTCGGATATGCGTTTGTCTACGGACGGCTGTACGTCCCCCGCAAGGCCGACTATGTGGTGGTACTCGGATCAGGCCTGATCGGCGGAGCGACGCCGCCGCCCCTGCTGAGGAGCCGGCTCGACCGGGGCCGCAAGCTCTACGTGCGGCTCGCGGCACGGGGGGCACGGCCCGTACTTCTCGTCTCCGGGGGCCAGGGACCCGACGAGAAGGTACCCGAGTCGCATGCCATGGCCGACTACCTCGTCGAGCACGGAATCCCAGCCGGCGCGATCGAGCGTGAGGACCGGTCGACGAGTACCGACGAGAACCTCCGGTTCAGCGCGACGCTCATGGAGAAGGCGCGTCCGCACTACCGATGCGTGATCGTCACCAGCAACTACCACGCCTTCCGTGCTGCCGTGTCCGCCCGCCGCGCAGGGGTGAGGGGTCATGTCGTGGGTGCGCCGACGGCCGCCTACTTCTGGCCCAGTGCGACGATCCGTGAGTTCGTCGCACTGTCTGTGCTCTACCGGCGGACCAACCTCGCTGTGTGCCTGGTCCTCCTGCTCGGCGGGTTCCTCCTGTGGTGGCTCAGGCCGCTTTCGTGA
- a CDS encoding alpha/beta fold hydrolase: MDTVSRNNVVVTGCADGPVVLLAHGFGCDQNMWRLVVPALAREHRVVLFDYVGSGRSDASAWSEERYSSLDGYARDIVEVCEELDLRDVALVGHSVSAMAGALAVAEAPERISRLVMIAPSPRYIDDDGYRGGFSAEDIDELLESLESNYLGWSAAMAPVIMANADRPELGEELTASFCATDPGMARVFARTTFLSDSRRDLPKVAVPTLVLECAQDVIAPREVGAYVHAAIPGSRLVTLDATGHCPQLSAPEATAEAIVGFVSESR; the protein is encoded by the coding sequence ATGGATACCGTAAGTAGGAACAATGTTGTGGTCACGGGGTGTGCGGACGGGCCGGTGGTGCTGCTTGCGCACGGGTTCGGCTGTGATCAGAACATGTGGCGACTGGTCGTCCCGGCACTGGCGAGGGAGCACCGAGTGGTTCTCTTCGACTATGTCGGCTCCGGCCGCTCGGACGCATCAGCGTGGAGTGAGGAGCGCTACAGCTCGCTGGACGGGTACGCCCGGGACATCGTGGAGGTCTGCGAAGAGCTGGACCTGCGGGACGTGGCCCTGGTGGGGCATTCGGTGAGTGCCATGGCCGGTGCGCTCGCGGTGGCAGAGGCACCGGAGCGGATATCCCGGCTGGTAATGATCGCTCCTTCCCCCCGCTACATCGATGACGACGGCTATCGGGGCGGGTTCAGCGCCGAGGACATCGATGAACTGCTGGAGTCCCTGGAGTCGAACTACCTGGGATGGTCGGCGGCGATGGCTCCAGTGATCATGGCCAATGCGGACCGGCCGGAACTCGGTGAGGAGTTGACCGCGTCGTTCTGCGCGACCGACCCGGGGATGGCGCGCGTCTTCGCCCGCACCACGTTCCTGTCGGACAGCCGCAGGGATCTCCCCAAGGTGGCAGTGCCCACACTGGTACTGGAGTGCGCGCAGGACGTGATCGCACCCCGCGAGGTGGGAGCCTACGTCCACGCCGCGATCCCCGGCAGCCGACTGGTGACGCTGGATGCAACGGGTCACTGCCCGCAGTTGAGCGCACCTGAGGCCACGGCCGAGGCTATCGTCGGCTTCGTGAGTGAGAGCCGGTGA
- a CDS encoding PP2C family protein-serine/threonine phosphatase, with amino-acid sequence MCRTGRLPHEPDGGEDTTAATDAAFTALLEESAEELYEQAPCGYLSTLMDGTIAKINTTLLDWLGLSAPQVVGRMRFIDLLTVGGKLYHETHFAPLLQMNGEASGIALDIKAADGKRLPVLLTSKVKTSEGGEPLFIRTTVFDARDRRAYETELLRGRQAAEEARLRAEADRLRLQEALEALQQSLLPSQLPAVPGLEAASYYLTASPDLLGGDFYDLFPLDGTRWAFFLGDVCGKGPKAAAVTSLTRYTLRAAALHDPDPVSVLTTLNTVLNERYTSGDARYCTAIFGLLEPGEHSFTVRLASGGHPSALVQRTDGTAEYLTTPGGMLIGVLPNAEFTPASTVLFHGDTLLLYTDGLTEARVGPTRDLYGEDALHAFTTAQPPDGPQALITALTGLLAGFGDGLDDDTALLALGVPVRPTTTGSET; translated from the coding sequence ATGTGCCGCACCGGCCGGCTGCCCCACGAGCCGGACGGGGGAGAGGACACAACTGCCGCCACCGACGCGGCCTTCACCGCCCTGCTTGAGGAGAGTGCCGAGGAGCTGTACGAGCAGGCGCCGTGCGGATATCTGTCCACCCTCATGGACGGCACCATCGCGAAGATCAACACAACCCTTCTGGACTGGCTGGGGCTGTCCGCGCCACAGGTGGTGGGCCGGATGCGCTTCATCGACCTGCTCACTGTGGGCGGCAAGCTTTACCACGAGACGCACTTTGCACCGTTGCTGCAGATGAACGGCGAGGCCAGCGGTATCGCTCTGGATATCAAAGCAGCCGACGGCAAGCGGCTTCCGGTGCTGCTCACCTCCAAGGTGAAGACCAGCGAGGGCGGTGAACCGCTGTTCATTCGCACGACCGTCTTCGACGCCCGCGACCGCCGCGCCTACGAAACCGAGCTGCTGCGCGGACGCCAGGCCGCCGAAGAAGCCCGCCTGCGCGCCGAAGCCGACCGTCTGCGCCTGCAGGAAGCTCTGGAAGCACTGCAGCAGAGCCTGCTTCCCTCCCAGCTTCCCGCAGTGCCGGGCCTGGAGGCCGCCTCGTACTACCTCACCGCCTCACCGGACCTGTTGGGCGGTGACTTCTACGACCTGTTCCCCCTGGACGGCACCCGGTGGGCGTTCTTCCTCGGCGACGTGTGCGGCAAGGGCCCCAAAGCTGCCGCCGTGACATCCCTGACCCGGTACACCCTGCGCGCCGCCGCCCTGCACGACCCTGACCCTGTCAGTGTCCTGACGACTCTGAACACCGTGCTGAACGAGCGTTACACCAGCGGTGACGCCCGGTACTGCACCGCCATCTTCGGCCTCCTGGAACCTGGTGAGCACAGCTTCACGGTGCGCCTGGCCTCCGGCGGCCACCCCTCGGCCCTGGTACAGCGCACCGACGGCACCGCCGAGTACCTGACCACTCCCGGCGGGATGCTCATCGGAGTCCTGCCCAACGCCGAGTTCACACCCGCCAGCACCGTGCTCTTCCACGGGGACACCTTGCTCCTCTACACAGACGGCCTGACCGAAGCGAGGGTCGGCCCCACACGTGACCTCTATGGCGAGGACGCCCTGCACGCCTTCACCACCGCACAGCCCCCGGACGGCCCCCAGGCTCTGATCACCGCCCTGACCGGACTCCTCGCCGGCTTCGGCGACGGCCTGGACGATGACACAGCTCTGCTCGCCCTCGGCGTCCCCGTTCGTCCGACCACCACTGGGAGTGAAACCTGA
- a CDS encoding STAS domain-containing protein, translating into MRPLTVTTRDAATGPVLEISGHLDHATAPEVREALANLTIAGGQLLVLDLARLDFCDSSGITVLLAARNIATEQGADIALAAVPANTARVLRTIGLDRVFTLYPDAVTATGPQLPGRAMSSMEGA; encoded by the coding sequence ATGAGGCCGCTGACGGTCACCACCCGAGACGCCGCAACCGGTCCCGTACTGGAGATCAGCGGCCACCTCGACCACGCAACCGCCCCTGAAGTCCGTGAGGCCCTGGCGAACCTCACCATCGCCGGCGGCCAACTGCTGGTCCTGGACCTGGCCCGGCTGGACTTCTGCGACTCCAGCGGCATCACCGTCCTGCTCGCTGCGCGCAACATCGCCACCGAACAGGGCGCCGATATCGCCCTGGCCGCGGTCCCGGCGAATACCGCCCGAGTCCTGCGCACCATCGGCCTGGACCGGGTCTTCACGCTCTACCCGGACGCCGTCACCGCCACTGGCCCACAGCTACCGGGCCGAGCCATGAGCAGTATGGAAGGTGCGTGA
- a CDS encoding DUF7677 family protein, with the protein MEHLSVDVRASLRLFAFYLANGTLDLDLLEGFDYRSTVFHSGSSLEQVFAIYSNVLQIDTDGMVLNDGDAQYRVAQWVRVCCDPSYRVEPPFDAWETELHL; encoded by the coding sequence GTGGAACATCTTTCTGTCGACGTGCGCGCTTCGCTCCGGCTCTTCGCTTTCTACTTGGCGAACGGCACCCTCGACCTGGACCTGCTCGAAGGGTTTGACTATCGCTCGACCGTTTTTCACTCCGGCTCCTCGTTGGAACAGGTCTTCGCGATCTATAGCAATGTGCTGCAAATCGACACCGACGGCATGGTGCTGAACGACGGAGACGCGCAGTACCGGGTCGCGCAGTGGGTCCGAGTGTGCTGCGACCCGAGCTATCGGGTCGAGCCGCCCTTCGATGCCTGGGAGACGGAGCTCCATCTCTGA
- a CDS encoding SDR family oxidoreductase codes for MVANQFTTHAELFDLSGKRALVTGGTRGIGMMIARGLLQAGVRVVISSRNAEACAQAQEQLSKFGEVRAIPADLSHHDECRRLSDLVTADSERLDILVNNAGAMWDEPLATFPDAAWDTVVDLNLKSPFWLVQALLPALRRAGTADDPARIINIGSIAAIHIPQRPNYSYSSSKAALHQLTRVLAKELGPQHVTVNAVAPGPFPSTMMAATLDEFGEAIAASAPLRRIGRDDDMAGVAVFLASRAGAYLTGAVIPVDGGIATTA; via the coding sequence GTGGTAGCCAACCAATTCACAACGCATGCAGAACTTTTCGATCTGTCTGGAAAGCGCGCGCTCGTCACCGGTGGCACCAGAGGCATCGGAATGATGATCGCGCGTGGCCTTCTCCAGGCGGGCGTCCGCGTGGTCATCAGCTCACGCAACGCAGAAGCGTGTGCTCAGGCGCAGGAACAGCTGTCCAAATTCGGTGAGGTGCGGGCCATCCCCGCCGACCTGTCCCACCACGACGAGTGTCGGCGACTGTCCGACCTCGTCACCGCCGACTCGGAACGTCTCGACATCCTCGTCAACAACGCGGGCGCCATGTGGGACGAGCCGCTGGCGACGTTCCCGGACGCGGCCTGGGACACGGTCGTCGACCTCAATCTGAAGTCGCCGTTCTGGCTGGTCCAGGCGCTGCTGCCCGCACTTCGCAGGGCGGGCACCGCCGACGATCCCGCGCGGATCATCAACATCGGCAGCATCGCCGCCATCCACATCCCCCAGCGGCCCAACTACTCGTACTCCAGCAGCAAGGCCGCACTGCATCAACTCACCAGAGTGCTCGCCAAGGAACTAGGACCGCAGCACGTCACCGTGAACGCCGTGGCGCCGGGACCGTTCCCGTCGACGATGATGGCTGCAACCCTCGATGAGTTCGGCGAGGCGATCGCGGCGTCGGCCCCCCTACGCCGGATCGGCCGCGACGACGACATGGCGGGTGTCGCCGTGTTCCTCGCCAGCCGGGCAGGCGCATACCTAACAGGCGCCGTGATCCCCGTCGACGGCGGCATCGCCACAACCGCGTAG
- a CDS encoding alpha/beta hydrolase: MVPQKGIVRSTVERGDVVAVGYLVTVVLAVLIVVFCLARIRGPKPLFYFSYRLGLVFNEIPHLALYALVASTALAFSEGDITTTSDRVNVGVAGAAAAGLVVVTLRGMRAASVVRVALDDALGVGTGTHRRPPLARILLRPVLRRRRDVKRVGNLSYGDAGRRNLLDVYHHRSRPEGGSVMIHFHGGHYDQGRKNTQSLPLLYRLASQGWVCISANYRLRPDFPHPAHLIDAKKVIAWAREHAAEYGAAPAAAVFVAGSSAGGHMAAQAALTPNEPAYQPGFEEADTSVTAAVVLNGFLAEYFDGDPATSPVNLVRTDAPPFLIAHGDLDELVDTENPRALVTALGSVSTSPIVYVELPGAHHAFDLFHSFRFEALIGGVEDFATWVTARKNRA; this comes from the coding sequence GTGGTACCACAGAAGGGGATTGTCAGGTCGACTGTCGAACGGGGTGATGTGGTGGCTGTGGGCTATCTGGTGACCGTGGTGTTGGCCGTACTGATCGTGGTGTTCTGTCTGGCTCGCATACGCGGGCCGAAACCGCTCTTCTACTTCAGCTACCGGCTCGGCCTGGTCTTCAACGAGATCCCGCACCTCGCTCTCTACGCGTTGGTGGCCTCGACGGCACTGGCCTTCTCCGAGGGCGACATCACCACGACCTCCGACCGGGTGAACGTCGGGGTGGCAGGGGCCGCGGCTGCCGGGCTTGTGGTGGTCACCCTGCGCGGAATGCGGGCGGCGTCCGTGGTGCGTGTCGCCTTGGACGACGCGCTCGGCGTCGGGACGGGGACGCACCGCCGGCCGCCGCTGGCACGCATCCTGCTCAGGCCCGTCCTTCGCCGCCGCCGTGACGTCAAGCGGGTGGGCAACCTCAGCTACGGGGACGCAGGCCGTCGCAACCTCCTCGACGTCTACCACCACCGCTCACGCCCCGAGGGCGGCTCCGTAATGATCCACTTCCATGGTGGCCACTACGACCAGGGTCGGAAGAACACTCAGTCGCTGCCCCTGCTCTACCGGCTCGCCAGCCAGGGCTGGGTCTGCATCAGCGCCAATTACCGGCTGCGCCCCGACTTCCCGCATCCCGCCCATCTGATCGACGCGAAGAAGGTCATCGCCTGGGCGCGCGAACACGCAGCGGAGTACGGCGCGGCGCCTGCGGCGGCCGTGTTCGTGGCGGGGAGCTCCGCGGGTGGGCACATGGCGGCTCAGGCAGCACTCACCCCCAATGAGCCGGCCTACCAGCCCGGGTTCGAGGAGGCGGACACCTCCGTGACCGCCGCCGTCGTGCTCAACGGTTTTCTCGCGGAGTACTTCGACGGCGACCCGGCGACCTCGCCGGTGAACCTCGTCCGGACGGATGCACCACCATTCCTCATCGCGCACGGGGACCTGGACGAGCTGGTGGACACGGAGAACCCCAGGGCTCTTGTCACCGCTCTGGGGTCGGTCTCCACCTCGCCGATCGTGTACGTCGAACTACCTGGTGCCCACCACGCTTTCGACCTCTTCCACTCATTCCGGTTTGAGGCGCTCATCGGCGGCGTCGAGGACTTCGCCACGTGGGTGACGGCCCGGAAAAACCGGGCCTAG